A stretch of the Longimicrobiaceae bacterium genome encodes the following:
- a CDS encoding AAA family ATPase → MSRIIAIANQKGGVGKTTTAINLGACLAVAEKKTLVIDTDPQGNATSGLGIVKDDVERSMYDVLVEGAALEEVIVPRVHFPYLDVAPATQDLVGVEVELVSRAMREGILREALEPLRDRYEYILIDCPPSLGLLTLNTLTAADAVLIPIQCEFYALEGLSQLLNTIRIVQKSLNPRLQIEGVLLTMFDGRLNLSRQVADEAKEYFGAKVYRTAIPRNVRIAEAPSFGKPIVLYDIVSVGAKSYLSLAREVIARAPHASPRGAEPALAVAAGGE, encoded by the coding sequence TTGTCGCGCATCATCGCCATCGCAAACCAGAAGGGCGGCGTCGGGAAGACCACCACCGCCATCAACCTGGGGGCGTGCCTCGCGGTCGCCGAGAAGAAGACGCTCGTCATCGACACCGACCCGCAGGGGAACGCCACCAGCGGGCTGGGGATCGTCAAGGACGATGTGGAGCGGTCGATGTACGACGTGCTGGTGGAGGGGGCGGCGCTGGAGGAAGTGATCGTCCCCCGGGTGCACTTCCCCTACCTGGACGTGGCCCCGGCGACGCAGGACCTGGTCGGGGTGGAGGTGGAGCTGGTGAGCCGCGCGATGCGCGAGGGGATCCTCCGCGAGGCGCTGGAGCCGCTGCGCGACCGGTACGAGTACATCCTGATCGACTGCCCCCCGTCGCTCGGCCTGCTGACGCTGAACACCCTCACGGCGGCGGACGCGGTGCTGATCCCCATCCAGTGCGAGTTCTACGCGCTGGAGGGGCTCTCGCAGCTCCTCAACACCATCCGCATCGTCCAGAAGAGCCTGAACCCCCGCCTGCAGATCGAGGGGGTGCTGCTCACCATGTTCGACGGGCGCCTCAACCTCTCCCGCCAGGTGGCGGACGAGGCCAAGGAGTACTTCGGGGCCAAGGTGTACCGCACCGCCATCCCCCGGAACGTGCGGATCGCGGAGGCGCCGAGCTTCGGCAAGCCCATCGTGCTGTACGACATCGTCTCCGTGGGGGCCAAGAGCTACCTCTCGCTCGCCCGGGAGGTGATCGCCCGCGCGCCGCACGCGAGCCCCCGCGGCGCCGAGCCGGCGCTCGCGGTGGCGGCGGGAGGGGAGTAG